In the Xiphias gladius isolate SHS-SW01 ecotype Sanya breed wild chromosome 7, ASM1685928v1, whole genome shotgun sequence genome, TCTGCCGTTCTGGCTCAGCGGGACCGTGCTGTGCCGGACCGGGGCCGAGCTGGTCAATGCCACCGGACCCGAGCTGGACAAGTTCCTGGGAGACCTGAGCTACGGGCTTTTCCACGGACAGCGAGTGAAGCAGTGCGGGCTGGGAGGGAGAGCGTCCAGGTTCTCATGTGAGTTCATTATCCACAAATCAGAACCGGACTGAACCGGGTTTTGCGGGTCTTCTAAACAACACTTGAATCTGATCATCACATGAAAAACTGTCCCGTCCTCATCTGATCTCAGTCTTAGAGTAGGAAGTGGTCTCAGTGGTTCACCAACGCACGGGGAGATCGACAGGTGAGATCTCACCTGCGCATGAATTATTCACACAGTCTGAATCATTTAAGAACCTTTTCAACAGGTCTCAAGTCCGCCTGCAGCCGGACCAGACTCTGCGCCTGAGTGTTTTAGAACTGTTACTCTGTTACTGGGACgttacttgaatatttccactTTCACTCCtgctccactgcatttatttgataacttaaGTAACtttacagattcagattcaATCCCCTGAAATAAATTCAGGGAAAAACTCACTGAGATGAATCCATCAATTGTGACGATCCAGTCACTGAATGTACACGATTCTGGAACTGACCGCTCTGCACCATCGGCAGCCTGCTCTGATTGTTGGTACTCGAAGTACTTTTGACGACGATACTTCCGTACTTTTTTCAAATGCAGTACTGATACTTGTAACCGAGGACTCCTGCGCCGTGGTGTCAGTACTTTTCCCCCCGAGTACGACCTGAGTATTTCTTCCACTAGCTCTCACATTAATGACTAAAGAGGCTGGAACTGTTGGTAACTACGGCTGCAACCAAGAGTCGATTCACCAATTAGCCGGTCGACAGAAACTTGgtctgcaaatattttgattccTCACTTTAGTTCaacattttcctgtttccagcTTCCGTGCTGTGACGACTTCCTGCTGCTCTTTGCTTTTTCCCAGGGACTCAGTTCCAATGAATCCACTCATGGAGAGAATAATCAGCGGATGAATCAAGAATGAAAACAGTCTGATTGGTGAGAGACGCCGAGTGTGACGGGCCTCTTTAGTCCGGACCCACAGACGCTGTGTGAACTGAACTCTTGCGTTGTGGTCTGCGTCAGAGGGTCCCGCTGTTATTGGTGAACCCACGGCTTCACACTGAGCAGGTCCTCAGAAAGGCAGGTGAGACGCCGTGTCCTCCGTGAGGACTGCCAGTGTGGTCTGGTTTTACTCCAGCGGAGAGTATCGGCTCTTGGAAGAAGCAGAGTTGAGTTTTCTTTAACTCAgaggctgttttgtttgtctctggATAATAGAGCCGCTCTGGGGTCTGTGGAGGCCGCACAGAGTGAATACTGGTCCCAGTAATGAGCCCAGCCGTCCCTCACTAACGAGACTTCTGCCTGACTGGTCAGACCTGAGTGGACCAGTTCTGATGAGGGCGAACAAAGCTGCTCTGTTCCTGTCTGAGGACTCTGTgcactgtaaaacattaaacatggGTTTAGTGGAATCAGCTCGTCTGATTTCAGGTTAATTCACGCTGAATGTTTTCGTGGCAGAGCCCAGAAAGACGAGCCGATCTGACCTCAGGTCTGCTGACTCGAGATGATGAGTTCACTCGCCTCGTTCgatgatgtttttaaagaaaccaAAGTGGCGGACTAACGgatttcccagcatgcactgttTGAGAGCTGCAGCTCTCACGTGCAGTTCATGTTTAATAGTTGCAGTGGTGAGTTTATCAGGTCTCCTCTGCTTGTCATCAGTGCCTCACGTCATATTATCTGCTGGTCGTTCTTTGGTCTTTAGTCCACTTGTTGATAGTTTTCAGTGTCTCTGGATTCCTACATTTCCTCCAGGATTCCTAAAGTCCCTTCCTACCGATCTGAGTCGTGTTCACACCGATCCCTGACCTGTGACATTGTGcgggtcacaagccaaaaaggttgagATCCACCGTCACGGGTGAACTTTGGCCTCGGGACACATTTGACTCCTGCTCAGGTTTTATCCCGCATCTGCATTTTCAGGCGAGTTTTTCTCAGGAGGTACATTTAACATCTCATGAGGACATTTCACGTCATTAAAATGGTCCAACATCACTAACGGGGTTGAGTGTTTAGCAGCGGGtcctatataaatatatataaatgtctCAGAGGCACCAGACCACTGCTGCTTCTTCAACCTCGGTTGTGCCTGGATGTTTTCTCTGATATTAATGCTCAAACATTGTCCCGGCAACTCCACATGATCCACTGTTTTTCCTGAAGCCTATTTTTATTATGCTGCACTTCCTTCCATTAACATCAGCCATCGCTACTGTTGGTCACGGTGCTCTGAGTGTTTCCTCTCACCTGGACGTGCTAACCTGCaggtttccctctgtttcctctcccAGTCTTCCCAGACCTGCTGAGTGCCATCCCGGCAGGCCTCCATGTGACCATcatcttcttctgtggtgttgTGATCGTCTTCTCCTCTGTGGCCACCGGCTGCTTCTTCTTCAACGCCTTCGGCAGGCCCTACGAGACGCTGCAAGGCCCCATGGGACTTTACCTGTGGACCTTCATCTGCTGTGAGAAACACTCATTACATCTCGTCACGACTGATTAAATGCTGCGAGTTTAGGTTCGTCTCCGTCTGACAAAGAGCAGAGACGATGTTTTCTCTAAATGTTAGAGGAAACATCGATGGGATCAGGCCTGGATTCGGTGACCAGAGTAAAAGAGCTGCGGTCTGAGTCCGAGCAGTGAGACGCATTCATCAGCCACTTCCTCCTACTTAGAGCCAACACTCAGCTGATCACGTGATTGATCAGAGAAGCaataaccaatcagagaagtTGTTTCATTGCGTGAAACCTTTAAATCCgcaggagaaaaacaacaacagtctgATTTCTTTATAACGTGTGAATATAGAAACAGGGATGAGGCGCTCTGCCGCCGGTGGACGAGGTTCCTCAGAGAAACCAGATCACGAGGAGAGTTTAGCTCCACGCTGAcgagagcagacagaggagacgATCAGAGACTGTTCAGAGACTCTCTGTGCTGCGGTCCTGGAGGATCTGGTCCAGCtctctgacatttcacagactttTGAAGCCAAATAGATTTTAatctgcaggatttttacttttatccgTCTCTTGAGTCCAAAACTTGACGTGTGGCAGTTTGATAAACATGGTCCCTGATGATAGTCCCCTGATGATCTACCAGCTTTCTGCTGGTAGATGATAAAACATGGATTCATGGAGTTGTTTGGTTCTGAACTCCACAGTAAGATCCAGTTTAATTTCCTGCTCTGACATATCATTTTGTCGCTCTGAAATGTAACTGAAGTTGACTTACATTAGCCTGGAGGCCATTTTTCGacattagactgaaaaaagcTGCTGGTGCTTAGTTAGAAACAACAACCCTCTGCTCATTTCCTCCTTCGCTGTGGTTTTCTTGGTTTCTCTTCTAACAGAAGTGTGACTCTGCTCCTGGTCCAGCTCTGTGCCCAGAGTGACAACGTTATCGTGTTCATTATGTTACTTTCTCTAATATCTGATGTTAAATTGGTAACATCGTCAACGTATCAGGGCACGTTGTCAAATCACGTGTAGATCTGCATTTGGAGTTTCAATTTTGCGTCACACCGGTGTGAGCTGAGAGGTGGACGCAGGTGGAGAGGTGGACCGATGCAACACTGTGTATTAGTCTCTGCTTTCTGGAAACTAAGAAGCTTTGCACTCGTTCCAGTAGATTATTCCACTCAGCAATGTCACGTCGCGTAAACCCAGCtccaattttcattttataggtTTTCGTCTTTATGGAAGTTAATTGTGAGGTCAGAGAATATGGAGGAAGTCAGGAGCCTGGTGTTAGTGCAGATACTGATGAATGAGGAATGTTTGGGAACAGACCCTCATTTAATCCAGCGTCTGATCTGGAGCGATCTAAACATTCTGGATCAAGACGGTACTGTAACCAGATGTGGAGTTTTCCTTCATCTGAGTGATGGCTTTAGGGACAGAAGGCGTCAGGTGTTGGATTTAAGTTTCGGCAGATGAATGATACCAACTTGACTTGAACCTCTTGAAGCACCTCACAGACACCACCTGTCAATCCAGTGGTGTTATGGACCTGTCGTAGATCATTTCCCCCTCGTCAAGCTCCGTTTTTAAGGTGAGGGACGTGACAGGCGGACGACGTCGATACGATTCTTTTCTGTAGCGTTGCTCACAAGACTGGCATTAATTATACTGCGAGAAGGATCATAATCTGCAGCCTCCGCTCGCAGACTGTTCAGCCAGAAAAGTAAAGAAGTACTCAGGTCCTTTACTCATGTAAAAGTAACAGTACagtgatgtaaaaatactcaattacaaataaaagtcctacATTTAAAATTCTGCTCCAGTGGAGGTAACTAAgtgttttctgttaaactgaaatttactttacttaaagtatcaaaagtaaaagtaaagtcgGCCCCTTTGACtgatcattgatcctgagtcacggaggcttcagcagcgttttactgctggagctgcttttagctacgtcacagacagggagagagtttaggcaactggttcccaacccggggtcgggcccctccaaagggtcaccgGTTGAACCTGAGGGGGcgtcagatgattcatgggagaggaaagaagaagaaacacagttgTGTTGTATAAAGtaagagaaactgaaaatactcaagtaaaggagaagtacctcagaattgttcttaagtacagtacttgagtaaatgcacttagttactttccaccagtgtttcctgcagatgttgaacctgctgcagggatCTGATCCATTCAGACACAGCAGCCTCACTGATGCTGGTGATGGGGTCGGGACTGGGGTCGGGACTGGGGAGACCTTTTCTTTAGGGATCTGGTTTAGTGCACGGTGGCGTTGTCGTGTTGAAGCGGGAACGAGACACAGACTGATGGAAGAACGCTGCTGTGGAAAATATCAGTAAGATTTACTGCATTTACTGTGTCACAGgagtgtccacatacttttgaccACGTAGTACACTTTGACCTCGGATCCAGAGCTGTGGTTGTTTACCTGAGATGACCACATACGTCATTTTAACCCTGCCAGCCAATCAGGAACAAGTGTTGTTCGTGTGTatgattgacagcagctgctgttctTATTAAACCTGGTCCGTATTAACATCCGGTCTGTCCTGCAGGTCTGTGCGGCGGTCTGGTGATGATACTGTTTGCGTCGGAGGTGAAGCTCCATCGCCTGTCCGACCGGATCGCCAATTTTAACGAGGTCAGCTTCGCCTTTCAGACGTACAGCGAGCGCTACGACCGATCCTTCTGGCTCTTcttcctcgtcttcctcctccacgGACTCAACATCCTGCTGATCCGACTGGCGGGAGTCCAGTTTCCCTTCCGGGAAACCAAAGAGTCAGAACTGAGCGGGGGGGCGGCTGACCTCATGTACTGAGGGAACCTGAAGAGTCTGTGAGACCGGCGCGAGTCTGACGCCCACGAATCGACAGTCAGTCTTAAACACGGCGGCATCGGAACATTCATCATTTCCTGTCTGAGAAAGACACAGAAGCTGGACCTGAACCAGTCTGTCGTTAAACATGTAGTGAGAGGAAACATTAATACGTTTGAATCAATTAAAcctttagtctgtaaaatgagCTTGgagaaaatgtccatcacaggtTTCTTAGACTCCAAAGTGACGTCTCCGTGGTCGAGTCCGACCACCGAGGCTAGATCTCCAACTGCCCCGGGGCCCAGACCTCCAGGGGCCCCAGACCCCCAGGGGCTCCAAAAGGGGCATCACAGGAGAACCAACAGTTAtcttcattatcaatacatctgataGTTATTATCTCTAATAATTGATTGACTGTTCAGTGTATGCCTCGCgattccctgaagcccaagtgaACATCTtctaatgtctgttttttttctgagcaatagtcaaaaacacaaacatgttgagttcacagtcagagaaaagtgaaaaccagcaaatattcacatgtgagaaactggaaccagagaatttagtcatttttctgaaaactcacaaaatcaaaaatcaaacccGAAATCTTGTCAAGTCAAAGTGGTTTCAgattagtcagtcagtcagtacgTTTGATTTAAAGAATTaatttgaacagatttagtgCCAATTAATCATTTACGATGTGAAAACTCCAAACATGATATTATTATAAGATTtactgattttctctgtttattagTTTGTTTATAGACGTGACTACGAGCTGCTGGAACCGCTGATGGACATTTCTCATTAATTAATAACTGTTATAAttgataattaataataattaaccaAATGTTCTAGAGATATGACATttaaatggctgcatttataCTGTGCATTTTGTTGTAGATGATAAAGGTACTTTAACACAGATTTGACAGAACCTTCACCCTAACGATGACTTCCGTCTGCGAAGGTCTTGGACCAAGCGCTGATGGGTTCCTACAGTCCCCGTTCCTGTGGGTCTGGTTAATGAAGTCAAGCTGTTCGTTAAAAGACCAAGAAACCACACGAACGCTAGAGGATCGGTGCTGAAGTGGTTGGACGCGCTGGATCCTCCTGCCAGCTGTAAACCTGACAACATGTCCGTCCAAACCTCGTCTTTCTGGATTCGTTTCGCAGTCAGTGTGTTCGGGTGTAACATTTGTCATCCGTCCTCGActgagggtcagaggtcagcgcTGCAGTTCCATCATAGGCCACCAGGTGCTGCTTCAGAAACCTGTTACGAAATaaatttgaaaaggaaaagaataaaaagaaatcgATGGAAATATGAACTTAACTGCCTGAACTTAAACTTAAAACCCTTCAAGTGTCAATGATCTGTTTGTCCTCCACATCCAGGACAGAGGCTACTTGTCTCTGAGTCCTTGGACTGAAACCTCACCTGTTACCCGGGGACTTTGAAGGAGGCAGGTCCAAGTTTTCTTCTGGTTACAGGACAGTCTGATGAGGCCTTTCTTCCTCTCGTCCCCCGCGGTGACACCGACACTGTCAGGAGCTTCGGACTGGGACGTGTTGACGGAACAGAATGATTCAAACAATGCGGTCTGAGGAGGACCTGGATCCTCCTGTGAAGAACAGGACCGTGTGGTCCTGCAGGGGGCCGGTGTCGTGTTGTTTCCATCGTGTGTTTAATTGTGGTGTCTCGTTCAATAGGACGGACAATTACCGGCCAGGATTTCATCTGACTGCAGACAGACCAGCTTCAAGGTGTCTGTGCACTGTAGAAAATAAACACCTTAACATCGAATTCATGAGTGCGTGTCTTGAAATCAGACTCATACGAATTTAACATCAGTCTGTCGCTTTACAAACACTTTACTGTTCGTTTACACTCGAATGAA is a window encoding:
- the clrn1 gene encoding clarin-1; the protein is MPTRQKQLVFSVSGLFSFSCALTAAVATGLPFWLSGTVLCRTGAELVNATGPELDKFLGDLSYGLFHGQRVKQCGLGGRASRFSFFPDLLSAIPAGLHVTIIFFCGVVIVFSSVATGCFFFNAFGRPYETLQGPMGLYLWTFICCLCGGLVMILFASEVKLHRLSDRIANFNEVSFAFQTYSERYDRSFWLFFLVFLLHGLNILLIRLAGVQFPFRETKESELSGGAADLMY